From the genome of Gracilibacillus salitolerans, one region includes:
- a CDS encoding PhzF family phenazine biosynthesis protein: MKSIKVYHYDAFSKKPGKGNPAGVVLNGDELSAEEMQEIAFKVGFNETAFPVKSDIADLKIRFFTPGHEMNLCGHATMATVYALKSKGLLGDKTSLTIETKAGILPVILHSTEKDEFLITMKQAPPTFKAFNGSKQELAKAIGLDESDLHDELPVLYGSTGTWTLLVPIIELKAFKEMKPNNKEFPAILKEMPKASVHPFCMDTYDIHADMHARHFSSPYSGTIEDAVTGTASGVMGAYYAKYIDTNFQESLELLIEQGHEINKDGRVIVHVSKQKNSFDIEITGSAVLVEDFQVLLE; the protein is encoded by the coding sequence GTGAAGTCAATAAAGGTTTATCATTACGATGCGTTTAGTAAAAAGCCTGGTAAGGGAAATCCGGCCGGTGTAGTATTAAACGGTGACGAATTGTCTGCAGAAGAAATGCAAGAAATTGCCTTTAAAGTTGGATTTAATGAAACAGCTTTTCCGGTTAAATCTGATATTGCAGACTTAAAAATACGCTTTTTCACGCCAGGCCACGAAATGAATTTATGCGGTCATGCAACAATGGCGACTGTTTATGCTTTAAAATCAAAGGGCTTACTTGGAGATAAAACAAGTCTTACAATTGAAACGAAGGCAGGGATTTTACCTGTTATCCTTCATTCAACTGAAAAAGACGAATTCCTTATTACAATGAAACAGGCTCCCCCAACATTCAAAGCATTTAATGGTTCAAAGCAGGAGCTAGCAAAAGCTATCGGATTAGATGAATCTGATCTTCATGATGAGTTACCAGTTTTATATGGAAGTACTGGAACCTGGACGTTATTAGTGCCAATTATAGAATTAAAAGCTTTTAAGGAAATGAAACCAAATAATAAAGAATTTCCTGCTATATTAAAGGAAATGCCAAAAGCATCAGTTCATCCCTTCTGTATGGATACTTATGATATCCACGCTGACATGCATGCACGGCACTTCTCTTCTCCTTATTCAGGTACGATTGAGGACGCTGTAACAGGAACTGCTTCAGGGGTAATGGGTGCTTATTATGCTAAATACATAGATACCAACTTCCAAGAATCTCTGGAACTATTAATCGAACAAGGCCATGAAATAAACAAAGATGGTCGGGTTATCGTTCATGTTTCAAAGCAAAAAAATTCTTTTGATATTGAAATTACCGGTAGTGCAGTTTTGGTGGAAGATTTTCAGGTATTACTAGAGTGA
- a CDS encoding RAxF-45 family protein: MLNQAVLVYGYWTEFLYFNRAKFAIEVVNGIRMSFFNNSIAS, from the coding sequence ATGTTGAATCAAGCTGTTTTAGTGTACGGTTATTGGACTGAATTTCTTTATTTTAACCGTGCAAAATTTGCGATTGAAGTTGTTAACGGGATACGTATGTCCTTTTTTAACAATTCAATAGCAAGCTAA
- the abc-f gene encoding ribosomal protection-like ABC-F family protein, with protein MIVCSVNKIAKMHGGNSIFEDITFEIKEKERVGLVGPNGSGKTTLIRLLAGLETPDTGQIHWQKGAKIGYLEQIPQYQEATTVKDVLRSAFSSLLQTEEKMKRLEMDMSKETNPDKLEKLITDYGQLQDQFSLNGGYEIESRIEGIVQGLNIPLLLDQPFSKLSGGEKTKVGLGLMLLQQPDLLLLDEPTNHLDLMAVEWLGSFLQEYNGTVLIISHDRYFLDEVVNKIIDLEDGEVNTYHTNFSGFVKEKEAKLLREFQAYEEQQKKIKKMKEAIKRLRDWANRANPPNADLHRRARNMERALERMEKLRRPILNRKKMSLQMDGADRSGNDVIILKEVSKAFDEKQLFHDLNMHVTYQERVAVIGENGTGKTTLIKLILQQLEPDKGMVRVGSNVKIGYLSQNIFFDVKDETVIETFRDVVKVAEGEARKILARFMFYGYDVFKKVAQLSGGERMRLRLAQMMYQDINLLILDEPTNHLDIDSREVLEETLEEFQGTILAVSHDRYFLNKLFDKIYWIEGKKLFCFEGDYNWAKQKMAELREKEIPEHTEKKKKTSVQKDSTSTNQRIENNNFEKALELLEERISTIEKKLLETEDLEILQQLYQEKEEVEHEWEELCEQLENPY; from the coding sequence ATGATTGTATGTAGTGTAAATAAAATAGCGAAGATGCACGGAGGCAATTCGATTTTTGAAGATATAACATTTGAAATAAAAGAAAAAGAACGTGTTGGTTTAGTTGGACCCAATGGTAGCGGGAAAACGACTTTAATACGCTTACTGGCTGGCCTCGAGACTCCTGATACAGGACAAATCCATTGGCAAAAAGGAGCGAAGATCGGTTATCTTGAACAGATACCTCAGTACCAAGAGGCAACAACGGTAAAAGATGTATTAAGGTCTGCTTTTTCCTCTTTACTTCAAACTGAAGAAAAAATGAAGAGGTTAGAGATGGACATGAGCAAGGAGACAAACCCTGATAAACTGGAAAAACTCATCACTGATTATGGACAATTACAAGATCAGTTTAGCCTTAATGGTGGTTATGAAATAGAATCGCGAATTGAGGGAATTGTACAAGGTTTAAACATTCCGTTATTGCTAGATCAGCCTTTTTCAAAACTAAGTGGAGGAGAAAAAACAAAAGTCGGTCTAGGTTTAATGTTACTCCAACAACCTGACTTACTCCTTTTGGATGAGCCGACGAACCATTTAGATTTAATGGCAGTCGAGTGGCTCGGCAGTTTTCTCCAGGAATATAATGGTACAGTCCTTATCATTTCACACGACCGGTATTTTCTTGATGAGGTTGTGAATAAGATCATTGATTTGGAAGATGGAGAAGTAAATACCTATCATACTAATTTTTCAGGATTTGTTAAGGAAAAAGAGGCGAAGCTTTTACGAGAATTTCAAGCTTATGAGGAACAACAGAAGAAAATAAAAAAGATGAAGGAAGCAATCAAACGGTTGAGAGACTGGGCAAATAGAGCCAATCCCCCAAATGCTGATCTTCATAGAAGAGCTAGAAATATGGAAAGAGCGTTAGAAAGAATGGAAAAATTACGGCGACCAATATTAAACCGTAAAAAAATGAGTCTTCAAATGGATGGAGCAGATCGAAGTGGAAATGATGTGATCATCCTTAAAGAAGTTTCAAAAGCATTCGATGAAAAGCAGTTATTTCATGATCTTAATATGCATGTAACCTACCAGGAACGAGTAGCAGTTATCGGGGAAAATGGAACAGGTAAAACAACATTAATCAAACTAATCTTGCAACAACTGGAACCGGATAAAGGAATGGTGAGGGTAGGCAGTAATGTCAAAATTGGTTACCTTTCTCAGAATATCTTCTTTGATGTAAAAGACGAAACAGTTATCGAGACGTTTAGAGATGTGGTGAAAGTAGCTGAAGGAGAAGCTAGGAAGATTTTAGCAAGGTTTATGTTTTATGGATATGATGTTTTTAAAAAAGTTGCACAGCTTAGTGGGGGAGAAAGGATGCGTTTAAGATTGGCGCAAATGATGTATCAAGACATTAACTTGCTTATTCTGGATGAACCTACGAACCATTTAGATATTGATTCTAGAGAAGTGTTGGAAGAAACTCTGGAAGAATTTCAAGGTACCATATTAGCTGTGTCCCATGACCGTTATTTTCTTAATAAGCTATTTGACAAGATTTATTGGATTGAAGGAAAGAAGCTCTTTTGCTTTGAAGGTGACTATAATTGGGCAAAGCAGAAAATGGCTGAATTAAGGGAAAAAGAAATTCCGGAACATACGGAGAAAAAGAAGAAAACATCGGTACAGAAGGATTCAACATCAACTAATCAGCGTATAGAAAATAATAATTTTGAGAAAGCCTTAGAATTATTAGAAGAAAGAATTTCAACGATAGAAAAGAAACTGCTGGAAACGGAAGATTTGGAGATATTGCAACAGTTGTATCAAGAAAAAGAAGAAGTGGAGCATGAATGGGAGGAGCTTTGTGAGCAGTTAGAGAATCCTTATTAA
- a CDS encoding DUF998 domain-containing protein, producing the protein MYTPYILMTLLTIIAFLIVLLLRNQHKIIAGIGFVSWISLSLYFVIEYIVIQATTASYNFLEQPMSDLGVTSCGTNTYSLAPYEICSPYHLLMNWTFTVTGIVIFFGAIALHQFWPDNKKTRIATLLLVIFGLSYNISGIIPADINFLWHTFGSIPGMIVQIPALILISIAIRKVKPKLAIFTFISTIVTTCSLIFLFYQPPFISLPGGLLQRILYGSIYFWMAITAVVLWRNINFERSGR; encoded by the coding sequence ATGTATACACCTTACATTTTGATGACTTTATTAACCATTATCGCATTTCTTATAGTTTTACTATTACGGAATCAACACAAGATAATTGCCGGAATTGGTTTTGTAAGTTGGATATCATTAAGTTTATATTTCGTTATTGAGTATATCGTTATTCAAGCAACTACTGCATCATACAATTTTCTTGAACAACCGATGAGTGACTTAGGTGTCACATCATGTGGGACGAATACCTATTCATTAGCACCGTATGAAATTTGTTCTCCCTACCACTTGTTGATGAATTGGACATTTACTGTTACAGGCATTGTTATATTCTTTGGCGCTATAGCTTTACATCAATTTTGGCCAGATAATAAGAAGACAAGAATAGCTACCTTATTATTGGTTATCTTTGGACTCAGCTATAACATTTCCGGTATTATTCCTGCTGATATAAATTTTCTTTGGCATACATTCGGTTCCATACCAGGTATGATTGTTCAAATTCCTGCATTGATACTTATAAGTATTGCTATTCGCAAAGTGAAGCCCAAACTAGCCATTTTTACTTTCATTAGTACGATAGTTACCACTTGCTCACTAATCTTTCTATTTTATCAACCTCCATTTATCAGTCTTCCAGGTGGTCTCTTACAAAGAATACTTTATGGATCGATCTATTTCTGGATGGCAATTACAGCGGTTGTTCTTTGGAGAAATATTAACTTTGAAAGGAGTGGAAGGTAA
- a CDS encoding GNAT family N-acetyltransferase, with product MLFQNEKLKVRKLEKKDSYLLAKWLSNPSVLEFYEGRDNPFDLEKVEKAFYDHKDETVKCIVEYDNREIGYIQLSIRR from the coding sequence GTGTTATTCCAAAATGAAAAGTTAAAAGTACGGAAGCTAGAAAAAAAGGATAGCTACCTATTAGCAAAATGGCTTTCCAATCCGTCGGTTCTGGAATTTTATGAAGGAAGAGACAATCCTTTTGATTTAGAAAAAGTTGAAAAAGCTTTTTATGATCATAAAGATGAAACAGTTAAGTGTATTGTTGAGTATGATAACAGAGAAATAGGGTATATCCAATTATCGATTAGACGATAG
- a CDS encoding GNAT family N-acetyltransferase gives MDQFIGEEKYWNKGIGTLLVSSMVAFLIKHKNPDRIDMDPQTTNTRALHCYEKCGFKKVRILSNHELHEGDYQDCWLMEYHN, from the coding sequence ATGGATCAATTTATAGGTGAAGAAAAGTATTGGAATAAAGGTATTGGTACATTGCTTGTTTCTTCTATGGTTGCATTTTTAATTAAACATAAAAATCCAGATCGCATAGATATGGATCCCCAAACCACAAATACAAGAGCATTACATTGTTATGAAAAGTGTGGATTTAAAAAAGTTAGAATACTCTCAAATCATGAACTTCACGAAGGGGATTATCAAGATTGTTGGTTAATGGAATATCATAACTGA
- a CDS encoding MazG nucleotide pyrophosphohydrolase domain-containing protein yields MNVNEFQDWVKEHYDRRGWTDLDIFIRIGFLAEETGEVARAIRALEIGRDRPDESLGTISQHKQELTEELGDVIGNIIVIANKYEIPLETIFQSHRDKLDKRFNSNK; encoded by the coding sequence TTGAATGTTAACGAATTTCAAGATTGGGTAAAAGAACATTATGATCGAAGAGGTTGGACAGATCTAGATATTTTTATACGCATTGGTTTCTTAGCTGAAGAAACAGGAGAAGTCGCTAGAGCTATTAGAGCTTTGGAAATTGGCAGAGATAGACCAGATGAATCTCTAGGAACCATATCACAGCACAAACAAGAATTAACAGAGGAACTTGGCGATGTTATTGGTAATATCATCGTTATTGCTAATAAATACGAGATTCCACTTGAAACAATTTTTCAATCCCATCGTGATAAATTAGATAAACGTTTTAATTCAAATAAATAA
- a CDS encoding AAA family ATPase codes for MVIWLNGAFGSGKTQTSSELNRRIPHSFVYDPENIGYFLNRNIPKNICKADFQDYSIWRELNYTTIKYIVSEHDGVVIAPMTIVNPQYFEEIVGKLRNDGIIVHDFVLWASKETLKKRLRKRGERKNSWAEQQIDRCIEGLANDIFQYRIDTDHMPIDSVVETIASKLNIELLPDNRNKFRKKLDRVKSQLKHIRFFN; via the coding sequence TTGGTTATTTGGCTTAATGGAGCATTTGGATCAGGAAAAACTCAAACTTCATCTGAATTAAATCGCAGAATCCCTCATTCTTTTGTGTATGATCCAGAAAACATCGGTTATTTTCTAAATAGGAATATACCTAAGAATATATGTAAAGCCGATTTTCAGGATTACAGTATATGGCGTGAGCTAAATTATACTACAATTAAATACATAGTGAGTGAACATGATGGTGTGGTTATTGCTCCGATGACTATAGTAAATCCACAGTATTTTGAAGAAATCGTTGGCAAACTAAGGAATGACGGTATTATAGTGCATGATTTTGTATTATGGGCATCAAAAGAAACGTTGAAGAAAAGATTAAGAAAAAGAGGAGAAAGAAAAAACTCATGGGCAGAACAACAGATAGATAGATGTATTGAAGGTTTAGCCAATGATATCTTTCAATATCGAATTGACACTGATCATATGCCTATTGATAGTGTAGTAGAAACCATCGCATCCAAATTAAACATTGAATTACTTCCTGACAACAGAAATAAATTTAGGAAAAAGCTGGACAGAGTGAAATCACAATTAAAGCATATTCGGTTTTTTAACTAG
- a CDS encoding class I SAM-dependent methyltransferase, whose protein sequence is MNIENPSFNYDIHGKKYSTYRQTDERIAQYIIDALGSSQTVLNVGAGGGSYEPNDRYVVAVEPSSSMRMQRLKANKVPAVIGTADSLPFDEYSFDASMATLTIHHWPDLEKGLKELRRVTKDQIVIMTYDPEALDVFWNAYYFPELIEVEKARYPKIDDIVGKLGGESDIIEIPIPIDCQDGFQEAFYARPEAFLEKEIRQSQSAWGFLSEGVEHKLVKRLKDDLDSGIWDEKFGSHRNMPFFNGALRLIISTKN, encoded by the coding sequence ATGAATATAGAAAATCCTAGTTTTAATTATGACATACACGGTAAGAAATATTCCACTTATAGACAGACAGATGAAAGGATTGCGCAATATATAATAGATGCTCTTGGTTCATCACAAACGGTGCTTAACGTTGGTGCTGGTGGTGGATCTTATGAGCCTAATGATCGTTATGTTGTTGCAGTGGAACCATCCAGTTCAATGAGAATGCAACGCCTGAAAGCTAATAAAGTTCCTGCTGTTATTGGAACAGCGGATTCATTACCCTTTGATGAATATTCTTTTGATGCTTCCATGGCTACACTTACCATACATCATTGGCCAGACCTTGAAAAAGGGTTAAAAGAGCTTCGCAGGGTTACGAAAGATCAAATTGTTATCATGACTTATGATCCTGAAGCATTAGATGTCTTCTGGAATGCTTATTATTTTCCGGAATTGATTGAAGTAGAAAAGGCGCGATATCCGAAAATAGATGATATCGTAGGAAAATTAGGAGGAGAATCTGACATAATAGAAATTCCTATTCCGATCGACTGCCAAGATGGATTTCAAGAGGCTTTTTATGCTAGGCCAGAAGCTTTCCTTGAAAAAGAAATACGACAATCTCAATCAGCTTGGGGGTTCCTTTCAGAAGGTGTAGAACACAAGCTAGTGAAGAGATTAAAAGATGATCTTGATTCAGGAATATGGGATGAAAAATTTGGTTCACATAGGAATATGCCTTTTTTTAATGGGGCACTGCGATTGATTATTTCTACTAAAAATTGA
- a CDS encoding RidA family protein yields the protein MESGKITRKNPTNMPEPVGHYTHITRIPRNAELFVTSGQIGVDQSGQFPESMNEQIRNTFYNIKTVLASENLATSDIIKVNIWATEEIDWNYMYEEWGKLFSNDYPAMTIGYISRLGLPEIKIEIEIWAAKP from the coding sequence ATGGAAAGCGGAAAAATAACTCGGAAAAACCCGACAAATATGCCGGAACCAGTTGGTCATTATACACACATTACCAGAATCCCCAGAAATGCAGAGTTGTTTGTGACATCAGGCCAAATAGGTGTAGATCAGAGCGGACAATTTCCCGAAAGTATGAACGAGCAAATTCGCAATACCTTCTATAATATAAAGACTGTTTTAGCCTCTGAGAATTTAGCTACTAGTGATATTATAAAAGTGAATATATGGGCAACGGAAGAAATAGACTGGAATTACATGTACGAAGAATGGGGGAAGTTATTTAGCAATGACTATCCCGCAATGACAATTGGATATATTTCAAGGTTGGGTTTACCGGAAATCAAAATTGAAATAGAAATATGGGCAGCTAAACCATAA
- a CDS encoding isochorismatase family protein — MKQTLLIIDAQQDLMEGSPEEQGVIDKEKIINNINTVIRKAIAENIPIVFVRDLEVSNGEGPGFQIHKDIKVPSTAEVFDKEATNSFYGTPLREHLNNSNVEHLVIMGCKTEHCIDTAVRTATVSNFDVTLVGDGHSTSDSKNLTAQQIILHHNETLHGHYNVDNFSIVRNSDEDLFKPIHNRYR, encoded by the coding sequence TTGAAGCAAACGTTATTGATAATCGATGCTCAACAAGACTTAATGGAAGGTAGTCCTGAAGAACAGGGTGTTATTGATAAAGAAAAAATCATCAATAACATTAACACAGTCATTCGAAAAGCGATAGCTGAGAATATCCCTATTGTTTTTGTGAGAGATTTAGAAGTTTCCAATGGGGAAGGACCAGGATTTCAGATACATAAGGATATAAAGGTACCATCCACTGCGGAAGTATTTGATAAAGAAGCTACCAATTCGTTTTATGGTACCCCCTTAAGAGAACACTTGAATAATTCTAACGTAGAACATCTTGTAATAATGGGATGTAAGACGGAACATTGTATTGATACTGCGGTTAGAACGGCAACAGTCAGTAATTTTGATGTAACCTTGGTTGGAGATGGTCATTCTACATCTGATTCTAAAAATTTAACTGCACAACAAATCATTCTTCACCACAACGAAACTCTTCACGGACATTATAATGTAGACAATTTTTCAATCGTTAGAAATAGTGATGAAGATTTGTTTAAACCTATTCATAATAGATACCGGTAA
- a CDS encoding AI-2E family transporter has protein sequence MESSNRFFKFIGGKNIFYILAFFILIGITIFIYTKVSFIFHPLKVIFSTLAPPVILAFIAYYLLNPVVDILERLRIKRIWGIIILILGISGALTGIILLTAPAIEAQVKDLVEKFPSYLSQLGNSMTTWIQNSFLGPYYDEGYNWLMERLGELPEIIGNYITTGFQGVQNIASTITNTVVSIITFPFILFFLLKDGKKFKQFTVKVFPPRFRDDIKQILSNMDTQVGSYIQGQIIVASVIGILLFIGYLIIGLDYAFTLAIVAAVTSVVPYLGPTIAIIPAIIIAIVSSPFMLLKLAIVWIAVQFLEGNFVSPNVMGRTMKVHPLTIILVLLIAGNLFGILGIILGIPGYAIVKVIGGYLFYKFKKRYNKYFGEDRGKYEMEE, from the coding sequence ATGGAATCATCCAACCGATTCTTCAAGTTTATTGGCGGTAAAAATATCTTTTATATATTAGCTTTCTTCATCTTAATCGGAATTACCATATTCATTTATACAAAGGTTTCTTTTATCTTTCATCCATTGAAAGTTATTTTTTCTACTCTGGCCCCACCTGTGATCTTAGCCTTTATTGCATACTATTTATTGAATCCGGTGGTAGATATTTTAGAAAGACTGCGCATCAAAAGAATATGGGGCATTATTATACTGATTCTTGGTATTAGTGGAGCCTTAACAGGAATTATTTTGTTAACCGCACCAGCTATTGAAGCACAGGTGAAAGATTTAGTAGAGAAATTTCCAAGCTATTTAAGTCAACTTGGAAATAGCATGACGACATGGATTCAAAACTCTTTCTTAGGACCATATTATGATGAAGGCTATAACTGGCTGATGGAAAGATTGGGAGAACTTCCAGAAATAATCGGAAATTATATAACTACTGGGTTTCAAGGGGTACAAAATATTGCAAGTACCATTACAAATACAGTTGTATCTATCATTACCTTTCCATTCATTTTATTTTTCCTATTAAAGGATGGAAAAAAGTTTAAACAATTTACCGTAAAAGTATTTCCGCCACGTTTTCGTGATGATATCAAGCAAATCTTGTCTAACATGGATACCCAAGTAGGTTCCTATATACAAGGTCAAATCATCGTTGCTTCCGTTATTGGTATCTTGTTATTTATTGGTTATCTCATCATTGGACTTGATTATGCATTTACGTTAGCAATTGTTGCAGCTGTTACAAGTGTTGTTCCCTATTTAGGTCCAACCATCGCCATTATTCCAGCTATTATTATTGCTATTGTCAGTTCACCATTTATGTTATTAAAGCTAGCTATTGTATGGATTGCGGTACAATTTTTAGAAGGTAATTTCGTATCACCTAACGTTATGGGAAGAACCATGAAGGTTCACCCATTAACGATTATTCTTGTTTTACTCATTGCAGGAAATTTATTCGGTATACTCGGGATCATTCTTGGTATCCCAGGCTATGCAATTGTGAAGGTAATTGGAGGTTATTTATTTTATAAATTCAAGAAACGATATAACAAGTATTTTGGAGAAGATCGTGGAAAATATGAAATGGAAGAATGA
- a CDS encoding histidine phosphatase family protein has protein sequence MVYMVRHAESPFKLGEERVRGLSEDGEIATKKVTELLMDKDIAAIVSSPYKRAVQTVQGLALLKGLTIKEYEELKERPIKGLEYRLPEQELLKAIEQSFENKEYCLEGGETTTQAQKRAIPVIKQVLREYNGKKIVIGTHGNIMTIIMNYFDECYGYNFWRSTSKPDIYQLTFDDNNSLIEVERLWT, from the coding sequence GTGGTATATATGGTCCGACATGCAGAGTCTCCGTTTAAGCTTGGTGAAGAGAGAGTTCGGGGGTTATCTGAAGATGGCGAAATAGCTACCAAGAAAGTAACTGAATTGTTAATGGACAAGGATATTGCTGCAATTGTTTCAAGTCCATATAAAAGAGCAGTTCAGACTGTTCAGGGACTTGCACTTCTTAAAGGATTAACCATTAAAGAGTATGAAGAATTAAAGGAAAGACCGATAAAGGGACTGGAATATAGACTTCCTGAACAAGAACTATTAAAAGCAATAGAGCAATCTTTTGAAAATAAAGAATATTGCTTAGAAGGTGGAGAAACTACCACACAAGCTCAAAAACGAGCAATTCCAGTTATCAAGCAGGTTTTAAGAGAATACAATGGAAAGAAAATAGTGATTGGGACACATGGGAACATTATGACAATTATCATGAACTATTTTGATGAGTGTTATGGGTATAACTTTTGGAGAAGTACATCCAAACCTGATATCTATCAATTAACTTTTGATGATAATAATAGTTTGATAGAAGTTGAAAGGTTATGGACTTAA
- a CDS encoding Cof-type HAD-IIB family hydrolase, with protein sequence MKYKLVALDVDGTLLNGNGVLTQKTINAVNKAYHSGVEVVISTGRSLQQTRPILDELEIEGILVSHNGATTIKTDSKDIIYEFSYDIQEVAEIIKYCRVHGIQFSVCTAFDFYVEQINEYQIELFEKFNLNPIIHKDLLTLTDKVMKFTVDDQERVDGWRDIKLKQLRKTSDGFFQDIIHPNAHKASALEQVLYKLKIDRSEIIAIGDFYNDLEMLEFAGLGIAMGNAPEDLKEKADVVTTSNNEDGVFHALEEYLF encoded by the coding sequence TTGAAATACAAATTAGTTGCTTTAGATGTAGATGGTACATTATTAAACGGAAATGGAGTATTAACTCAAAAGACAATTAATGCAGTGAATAAAGCATATCATTCGGGGGTTGAAGTAGTCATTTCTACTGGAAGAAGTCTGCAGCAAACACGTCCTATTTTAGATGAACTAGAGATAGAAGGAATACTTGTTTCTCACAATGGAGCTACTACTATTAAAACAGACAGTAAAGATATAATTTATGAATTCTCATATGATATTCAAGAGGTCGCGGAGATTATTAAGTATTGTAGAGTACATGGCATTCAATTTTCAGTTTGTACAGCATTTGATTTTTATGTTGAACAAATTAATGAATATCAAATCGAGCTTTTTGAAAAGTTCAACTTAAATCCTATTATCCATAAGGATTTATTGACTTTAACAGATAAAGTGATGAAATTCACAGTGGATGACCAAGAAAGGGTGGATGGGTGGAGAGATATAAAATTAAAACAATTGCGTAAAACAAGTGATGGATTTTTCCAAGACATTATTCATCCAAATGCTCATAAGGCAAGTGCTTTAGAACAAGTGTTATATAAATTGAAAATTGATAGATCAGAGATAATAGCAATCGGGGATTTTTATAATGATTTAGAAATGTTGGAATTTGCTGGGCTAGGTATTGCAATGGGGAATGCTCCTGAAGACCTCAAAGAAAAGGCAGACGTAGTAACTACATCCAATAATGAAGATGGCGTTTTTCATGCGTTAGAAGAATACTTATTCTAA
- a CDS encoding nucleotidyltransferase domain-containing protein: MGFVSKFQERDLQLPKHRDKLLENALKDLTKDKNVLAIYQSGSLAKGNYDDYSDIDLHIIVTPETKAEFIREKFERPKRWGDVLYFEGVKNSPVIVTHYECFVKIDTFYKEPNELQPTVWLHGLKALYDPHGMVTKVLEQSAAIRYRPTMDEVEVWRGKVFAFYHETYRAVMRRENYYALANLDRIRWLIVSGWYMEMEQRVDGPYGIWTKLEGKRSHLKEWQLSWLESWDCSRNSNDIMKTMASMTPEFFRLNKQLSEMTGLDEREDWCKKIIELVL; encoded by the coding sequence GTGGGATTTGTAAGTAAATTTCAAGAAAGAGATTTGCAGTTACCAAAGCACCGTGACAAGTTACTTGAAAATGCATTGAAAGATTTAACAAAAGATAAGAATGTTTTAGCTATTTATCAAAGTGGTTCATTAGCAAAAGGAAACTATGATGATTATTCTGATATTGACTTGCATATTATCGTAACTCCTGAGACAAAAGCGGAGTTTATTCGTGAAAAGTTTGAACGTCCTAAAAGATGGGGAGATGTTCTGTATTTTGAAGGTGTTAAAAACAGTCCGGTAATAGTGACACATTATGAATGTTTTGTGAAAATAGACACATTTTATAAGGAACCAAATGAATTACAACCTACTGTCTGGTTGCACGGACTTAAAGCACTTTACGACCCGCATGGTATGGTTACAAAAGTGCTGGAACAATCGGCTGCAATCAGATATAGACCTACTATGGATGAGGTTGAAGTATGGAGAGGTAAAGTATTTGCTTTTTATCATGAAACTTATCGTGCTGTAATGCGACGTGAAAATTATTATGCTTTAGCTAATTTAGATAGAATTCGGTGGCTTATCGTTTCCGGATGGTATATGGAAATGGAGCAACGAGTAGACGGTCCATACGGCATTTGGACAAAATTAGAAGGAAAAAGAAGCCATTTAAAAGAGTGGCAATTATCATGGTTAGAAAGTTGGGATTGTAGTCGAAATTCTAATGATATTATGAAAACAATGGCTAGTATGACACCGGAATTTTTTAGGTTAAACAAACAACTTAGTGAAATGACTGGTCTAGATGAAAGGGAAGACTGG